In Nocardioides cavernae, a single genomic region encodes these proteins:
- a CDS encoding cold-shock protein, producing MAQGTVKWFNAEKGFGFIAQEDGGDDVFVHYSAIQSNGYKSLDENQKVEFDVTQGPKGPQAENVRPL from the coding sequence ATGGCTCAAGGCACCGTGAAGTGGTTCAACGCCGAGAAGGGTTTCGGCTTCATTGCGCAGGAGGACGGCGGCGACGACGTCTTCGTGCACTACTCGGCCATCCAGTCCAACGGCTACAAGTCGCTGGATGAGAACCAGAAGGTCGAGTTCGACGTCACCCAGGGCCCGAAGGGCCCGCAGGCGGAGAACGTCCGTCCGCTCTGA
- a CDS encoding NUDIX hydrolase, translated as MEPRDVRAAGAVVTRKGGEVLLVHRPKYDDWSFPKGKLDRGEHVITAAVREVAEETGLDVHLGPALSRQRYRMSNGRWKAVDYWTARVAGSDDVSRYRPNDEVDAVEWVDWKDAQQRLTYSYDRATLAEARPLRRRTRALAVLRHAEARSRNGWKKDDRRRPLVRLGETQAQRLVPLLAAFDVTAAHTSTSTRCVQTVVPYADVTGWPVKVYDELSEEGATVEGVVDLVDGFLDGDLDAGSAVLCTHRPVLPTVLDALQVPDVELEPGSMLVVHHRKGRVVATQHVEP; from the coding sequence ATGGAGCCCCGCGACGTGCGCGCTGCTGGTGCCGTGGTGACCCGCAAGGGCGGCGAGGTGCTCCTGGTGCACCGGCCCAAGTACGACGACTGGTCCTTCCCCAAGGGCAAGCTCGACCGCGGGGAGCACGTGATCACCGCCGCGGTGCGCGAGGTGGCCGAGGAGACCGGGCTCGACGTGCACCTCGGGCCGGCGCTGTCGAGGCAGCGCTACCGGATGTCCAACGGCCGCTGGAAGGCCGTGGACTACTGGACCGCCCGGGTCGCCGGCAGCGACGACGTGAGCCGCTACCGCCCCAATGACGAGGTCGACGCGGTCGAGTGGGTGGACTGGAAGGACGCGCAGCAGCGGCTCACCTACTCCTACGACCGCGCCACCCTGGCCGAGGCACGCCCGCTGCGACGGCGTACCCGGGCGCTGGCGGTGCTGCGCCACGCCGAGGCGCGCTCCCGCAACGGGTGGAAGAAGGACGACCGGCGACGACCGCTGGTCCGGCTCGGGGAGACCCAGGCCCAGCGGCTCGTGCCGCTCTTGGCCGCCTTCGACGTCACGGCCGCGCACACCTCCACCAGCACCCGCTGCGTGCAGACGGTGGTGCCGTACGCCGACGTGACCGGCTGGCCGGTGAAGGTCTACGACGAGCTGAGCGAGGAGGGCGCGACCGTCGAGGGCGTCGTCGACCTCGTCGATGGGTTCCTCGACGGCGACCTCGACGCCGGCAGCGCGGTGCTGTGCACCCACCGGCCGGTGCTCCCGACCGTGCTCGACGCGCTGCAGGTGCCCGACGTCGAGCTCGAGCCCGGGTCGATGCTCGTGGTGCACCACCGCAAGGGCCGCGTCGTGGCGACCCAGCACGTGGAGCCCTGA